Proteins from one Scyliorhinus canicula chromosome 6, sScyCan1.1, whole genome shotgun sequence genomic window:
- the LOC119966954 gene encoding uncharacterized protein LOC119966954 → MLRIFLTVSVLFWNHLAAQNLVDELAGICEANDCLIPSVFVEDKNYLEVQFKERKRVETEVDAEDIKSALAIGLEKLFSYARCGNVAGTIVPLSAPWGVFGYLKNGEIQQKFRVFLVIVPQVTNPPAPTDPTVEIVTAPPVWYYGRGFDTKVDEKQIEEHLFQIMKDLEQDNQSFDSTYFIMDMFNTDGLTGMGFEKTGE, encoded by the exons ATGCTGAGAATCTTCTTAACCGTGTCTGTCCTCTTCTGGAACCATCTCGCTGCACAGAATCTAGTAGACGAGTTGGCCGGGATCTGTGAAGCAAATGACTGCCTTATACCCTCAGTATTTGTTGAGGACAAG AATTATCTTGAGGTGCAATTTAAAGAACGTAAGAGGGTTGAAACTGAAGTTGATGCAGAGGATATTAAAAGTGCGCTGGCAATCGGTCTGGAGAAACTATTCAGTTATGCACGTTGTGGGAATGTTGCAG GTACTATTGTTCCCCTCTCTGCACCTTGGGGAGTTTTTGGATACTTGAAAAATGGGGAAATACAGCAGAAATTCCGAGTATTTCTTGTGATAGTTCCTCAAGTCACCAACCCACCAGCACCAACAGATCCAACAGTTGAAATAGTAACAGCACCTCCTGTGTGGTACTATGGCAG GGGTTTTGACACGAAAGTTGATGAAAAGCAAATTGAGGAACATCTGTTTCAAATAATGAAGGACTTGGAACAGGACAACCAATCCTTCGACAGCACATACTTTATCATGGATATGTTTAACACAGACGGGTTAACaggaatgggttttgaaaagacagGAGAATGA